tttttttttctattttaataattattaatattttttttttttttttttaattttaattttttttttttttttttttttttttttttttttttgtcctgacttgttcatatatttattttgattggaagacaatttttattgttttttattgttGTAATTTGAaagaatttattttattcaattatttaaatatatatatatatatatatatataatatatttttttgttattataaattgAAAATATGACAAACGCTGGAACTACTGATTTAAGTTGGTTACCTTCCGATGCTGATGGTATATAATtgaaagaataaaatatattaaaatttatttttacatatatatatatatatatatatatatatatgtatgtatgtatgcatatatattttttttttttttttttttttttctgtaGAACAATTAGCCTTAGGGTTTAAAATTGTGACGAATGCATATAAAACAAGGGTCACGTCTCAAGAAGCTGAGATAAGATCATTAAAAGGACAATTAACAGAAAAACAGGAACAagtaatttttataaaaaaaaaatatatatatatattttttttttatgtaaataCGTAGAGAgtgatattatatataatatatgttatttatttttaaatttatttgtaatgtaagtatatataatatatatatatatatatataaaatatatatttcttatatttttagtTATCATctattcaaaaaaaatatagcAATCTTGAGGTTCAATTGATTGAATCTACTCAAAGGGGAAATCAGTTAGCTGACGAAAATAAGCAATTAATTACAACCATAAAAAAGGTAtagcaaaaaaaaaaaaataaaataaaaaaaaaaaaaaatgaaaagaaaagaagaatataataataataataatatatatatatatatatatatatatatatatatatataataccaAGCTGGTATTATGTatggaaataaaaaaataagaaaaaattataaagtTGTGAAAATTCGAAGCGTCTCGTTTCTAGAATATTTCATTTGGACAATTACTatgacatatatatatatatgttggtatttatttatgtatttatttttttagcTAAATAGAGATATTGATAGACTAGAGAATTTAAAGAAAGCCGTTTTAAATTCCATACAAGAAGAACACGATGTCGAAGACGCACACaaagtaatataaaaaagtaaaaaaaaaaaaaaatgaaaaaggaaaagaaataaatcatatatttctatgtgtaaatgtatttattaattttattttatttattatttttttatttttttttttttttttttacacatatatatttgtttcCTTTTGTTTAAatgattttataaatatttatacataaatgtaattttttatatatgtaaagaACAGTGAAAAAAGAgaagataaatataacacTTTGAACATAATATGACAAACGAATgtgttttatatataaatatataattattattatattcaaataatataagagttattaatttattttatttatatacattcattatatataaaaagaatatatgaCATTTTGCTCGAAAAGATcattctatatatatatatatatatattaattaattaattaatttttatatatttttcagTATTATTCAGCTGATGATCTTTTACAAACAACGGCACCTCGAACAATGTTGGAAATGAATGGAAATGAAGATTCATGTCAAAgtataattaataaaattgttAATTCAGATActcataatataattaatgGAAGTTTTAACTCTCCCTATATAGGAAATGTGTAATTTTTACAATATTGGGGCTTTTAtcatacataaatatatatatgtatatatatatatatatatatattttttttttttttttttatttgtgtAGACCCTTGGGTGAGAAAAACACAGACGGAAGGGCTTTTTTCAGAAATGCCCGAAGTAGATTATCATATGAACAATTTAATCAATTCTTAAGTAACATTAAAAAACTTAATAATCATCAACAAAAAAGAGAAGAGACGTTAAAAAAAGCTCAAGCCATTTTTGGTGAAGCAAATTTAGATTTATATGAAGAATTTAAAGTACTTATATCAAAACATTCATAAAACAAAAGgaaaacatatatatatattatatatatatatattttatatatatatatatttatttatttatatatttacatattattttatttttctttattttttatttttttgttaatcccattattattttttatcttttattaacaattcataaattataacttcattcttttttattatattatattattttattattatttttttttttaatatctatgtaattaaaatgttaaataaaaaaaaaaagaaacattataatgaaatattgaaacatatatataatatatatttatatatatatatataattaaaatagtttaaaaagaaaaccATCTTCTTTCATTtacatcatttttatattgttgTATATGCATGaacttatttatatatttatgtatttacaaaattatccaaatttttaataagtttttttttttcttgaaAAATTTATGGATTTAAGAAgttatgaaaataatattttaaaaaaatgaacatttcaaaaatatttaatatattattctatTCAGAATGTAAAAggcaaaaaaaaaaaaaaaaaaaaaaaaaaaaaaaaaaaacaaaaaaaaaaaaaaaaaaaaaaaaaatttaaaaaaaaaaaaaaaaaaaaaaaaaaaaataaataaatttaatttttttaatttttttttttttttttatttttttttatttttattNNNNNNNNNNNNNNNNNNNNNNNNNNNNNNNNNNNNNNNNNNNNNNNNNNNNNNNNNNNNNNNNNNNNNNNNNNNNNNNNNNNNNNNNNNNNNNNNNNNNNNNNNNNNNNNNNNNNNNNNNNNNNNNNNNNNNNNNNNNNNNNNNNNNNNNNNNNNNNNNNNNNNNNNNN
Above is a genomic segment from Plasmodium reichenowi strain SY57 chromosome 9, whole genome shotgun sequence containing:
- a CDS encoding hypothetical protein (conserved Plasmodium protein, unknown function) is translated as MTNAGTTDLSWLPSDADEQLALGFKIVTNAYKTRVTSQEAEIRSLKGQLTEKQEQLSSIQKKYSNLEVQLIESTQRGNQLADENKQLITTIKKLNRDIDRLENLKKAVLNSIQEEHDVEDAHKYYSADDLLQTTAPRTMLEMNGNEDSCQSIINKIVNSDTHNIINGSFNSPYIGNVPLGEKNTDGRAFFRNARSRLSYEQFNQFLSNIKKLNNHQQKREETLKKAQAIFGEANLDLYEEFKVLISKHS